The Streptococcus oralis genome segment CCTATATACCAGACAAGCATGCCGCGATGAAGTTGCAAGAGGAAATTCAAGCACTCATTAACCAAGAATTGGTTATCCAGTCATTTTTTGAAGAATGATGATATCACAGTCCAATGATGAACACAAACCTGTGTTTTTCTTGGTCTTTTTTAATATTCTCTGAGATGATATACTGAGGATGAAAACAATACTTGAACAAAATATGGAGGACATCATATGCCAAACGTAAAAGAAATTACAAGAGAATCATGGATTCTAGCAACTTTTCCAGAGTGGGGAACATGGCTCAACGAAGAAATTGAAGAAGAAGTCGTCCCTGAAGGACACTTTTCAATGTGGTGGCTTGGTAACTGTGGAACTTGGATCAAGACACCTGGTGGAGCTAACGTTGTGATGGACCTTTGGTCAAACCGTGGAAAATCTACTAAAAAAGTGAAAGATATGGTTCGTGGGCACCAAATGGCCAATATGGCAGGGGTGCGCAAATTGCAACCAAACTTGCGCGTGCAGCCGATGGTGATTGACCCATTTGCAATCAATGAGTTGGACTACTACTTGGTTTCTCACTTCCATAGCGATCACATTGATCCTTATACAGCAGCAGCGATTTTGAACAATCCAAAATTGGAGCATGTTAAATTTATCGGACCTTACCATTGCGGACTCATCTGGGAAGGATGGGGAGTTCCAAAAGAACGCATTATTGTAGTTAAACCGGGTGACACGATTGAACTTAAAGACATGAAGATTCATGCTGTTGAATCCTTTGACCGTACTTGTTTGGTAACATTACCAGTCAATGGCGCTGATGAGACAGGTGGAGAATTAGCAGGTTTGGCTGTCACTGATGAAGAAATGGCACAAAAAGCTGTTAACTATATCTTTGAAACACCAGGTGGTACCATTTATCATGGTGCAGACTCTCACTTCTCAAACTACTTTGCGAAACATGGCAAAGACTTTAAGATTGACGTTGCTTTGAATAACTATGGTGAAAATCCAGTTGGTATTCAAGACAAGATGACATCTATTGACCTTCTCCGTATGGCAGAAAACTTACGTGCTAAAGTCATTATCCCAGTTCACTATGACATCTGGTCAAACTTTATGGCTTCGACAAATGAAATCTTAGAATTGTGGAAAATGAGAAAAGACCGTTTGCAGTACAACTTCCATCCATTTATCTGGGAAGTAGGAGGTAAGTATACTTATCCTCAAGACCAACACTTGGTAGAATATCATCACCCACGTGGATTTGATGATTGCTTCGAGCAAGATTCAAATATCCAATTCAAAGCTTTACTCTAATGTAAAATATTTTTTGGAGGTTATCCGTATGTTGCATGATACGGATAATTTTCATATAATAGTAAAATAGAATGTGTGATTCATTAATCGCCTCAAAGAGAAAGGAAATTCTATGTCAAATCTATCTGTTAATGCAATTCGTTTTCTAGGTATTGACGCCATCAACAAAGCAAACTCAGGTCACCCAGGGGTGGTTATGGGGGCTGCTCCAATGGCCTATAGCCTCTTTACAAA includes the following:
- the ulaG gene encoding L-ascorbate 6-phosphate lactonase, producing the protein MPNVKEITRESWILATFPEWGTWLNEEIEEEVVPEGHFSMWWLGNCGTWIKTPGGANVVMDLWSNRGKSTKKVKDMVRGHQMANMAGVRKLQPNLRVQPMVIDPFAINELDYYLVSHFHSDHIDPYTAAAILNNPKLEHVKFIGPYHCGLIWEGWGVPKERIIVVKPGDTIELKDMKIHAVESFDRTCLVTLPVNGADETGGELAGLAVTDEEMAQKAVNYIFETPGGTIYHGADSHFSNYFAKHGKDFKIDVALNNYGENPVGIQDKMTSIDLLRMAENLRAKVIIPVHYDIWSNFMASTNEILELWKMRKDRLQYNFHPFIWEVGGKYTYPQDQHLVEYHHPRGFDDCFEQDSNIQFKALL